A part of Microbulbifer salipaludis genomic DNA contains:
- a CDS encoding ABC transporter transmembrane domain-containing protein: protein MPSPSAPASHDPQTNAPVSKSAAMSARQMLVALWQFMRPYKMVLLGAAVALVFTAGITLSIGQGVRLLVDEGLTGDSSQSLSRAVLVLLVLAGLMAMGTYARHYLVSWLGERVVADLRKAVFDQLVTLHPSYFETNRSGEIMSRLTTDTTLLQHIIGTSFSMALRSVLMFVGALILLLFTNLKLSLMVLVGVPLVLLPIVLYGRRVRKLSKASQDSIADVGSYAGEIIQHIKTVQSYTREPYEKQAFAGEVEAAFDVARRRIRQRSLLIAVVILLMFGAVSALLWVGGNDMIAGRMSSGDLAAFVFYAMLMGSAVATISEVYGELQRATGATERLMDLLQVEAEIPASSNAQPSATAAHTGAGLLALEMVDFSYPSRPEHPALHQLSLTVAAGKSLALVGPSGAGKSTVLELLQRFYEPLRGRITLDGVDIRELDTTTLRRQMAVVPQQPALFTADVWYNIRYGNPAASDAAVVAAAKAAHAHEFIEQLPDGYNSHLGEQGARLSGGQRQRIAIARAILKDPKILLLDEATSALDAESEHHVQQALETLMQGRTTIIIAHRLATILHADSIAVLHEGKLVAQGSHGELIEKSPLYKRLAELQFQDAERHKPLME, encoded by the coding sequence ATGCCGAGCCCCAGCGCGCCAGCCAGTCACGATCCACAAACCAACGCCCCTGTGTCCAAGTCCGCTGCGATGAGTGCGCGGCAAATGCTGGTTGCGCTGTGGCAATTTATGCGGCCCTACAAAATGGTGCTGCTGGGGGCGGCAGTTGCGCTGGTGTTTACCGCGGGTATTACCCTGTCGATTGGTCAGGGCGTCCGCCTGCTGGTCGATGAAGGCCTGACTGGCGACTCCAGCCAGTCGTTGTCCCGGGCGGTACTCGTTTTGCTGGTGCTGGCCGGGCTAATGGCCATGGGCACCTATGCGCGGCACTATTTAGTGTCGTGGCTGGGGGAGCGTGTGGTGGCGGACCTGCGCAAGGCGGTGTTCGATCAACTCGTGACCCTGCACCCCAGTTATTTTGAAACCAACCGCAGTGGCGAGATTATGTCCCGTCTCACCACTGATACCACCCTGCTGCAACACATTATCGGCACCTCGTTTTCCATGGCGCTGCGCAGTGTGCTGATGTTCGTGGGTGCGCTGATTCTGCTGCTGTTTACCAATCTGAAGCTGAGCCTGATGGTACTGGTGGGGGTGCCGCTGGTGTTGCTGCCCATCGTGCTGTACGGGCGGCGGGTGCGGAAACTCTCCAAGGCCAGTCAGGACTCCATCGCCGATGTAGGCAGCTACGCCGGTGAGATTATCCAGCACATCAAGACCGTGCAGAGTTACACCCGTGAGCCCTATGAAAAACAGGCGTTCGCCGGCGAGGTGGAAGCGGCATTCGATGTGGCCAGGCGGCGCATTCGGCAGCGCTCGCTGCTGATTGCCGTGGTGATCCTGTTGATGTTCGGCGCCGTGAGTGCGTTGCTGTGGGTGGGCGGCAACGACATGATCGCCGGGCGCATGAGCAGCGGTGACCTGGCCGCGTTCGTGTTCTACGCCATGTTGATGGGCTCGGCGGTAGCGACCATCTCCGAGGTCTACGGCGAACTGCAGCGCGCCACCGGTGCCACCGAGCGCCTGATGGACCTGTTGCAGGTGGAGGCGGAAATTCCGGCGAGTAGTAATGCGCAGCCTTCCGCCACCGCTGCACATACAGGCGCAGGGCTGCTGGCGCTCGAGATGGTGGACTTCAGTTATCCCTCGCGCCCGGAGCACCCCGCCCTGCACCAGTTGAGCCTGACGGTTGCCGCCGGCAAGAGTCTCGCACTGGTTGGCCCATCGGGGGCGGGCAAGTCCACGGTGCTGGAATTACTGCAGCGCTTTTACGAACCGCTGCGGGGCCGCATCACCCTGGATGGTGTGGACATCCGCGAGCTGGATACAACCACCCTGCGTCGGCAAATGGCCGTGGTGCCACAACAGCCGGCGCTGTTTACCGCGGATGTCTGGTACAACATTCGCTACGGCAACCCCGCGGCCAGCGACGCGGCGGTTGTTGCCGCCGCCAAAGCCGCCCACGCCCACGAGTTTATCGAGCAGCTGCCAGACGGTTACAACAGCCATCTGGGCGAGCAGGGTGCGCGTTTGTCGGGCGGGCAGCGGCAGCGCATCGCCATTGCCCGCGCAATTCTCAAAGACCCGAAAATCCTGCTGCTGGACGAGGCCACCAGTGCGCTGGATGCAGAGAGTGAGCACCACGTACAACAGGCGCTGGAGACCCTGATGCAGGGGCGCACCACCATTATCATCGCCCATCGACTGGCAACGATTCTGCACGCGGACAGTATTGCGGTGTTACACGAGGGAAAGCTGGTGGCACAGGGCAGCCACGGGGAGCTGATCGAGAAATCGCCGTTGTACAAGCGGCTGGCGGAGTTGCAGTTTCAGGATGCGGAGCGGCACAAGCCGTTGATGGAATAG
- a CDS encoding cold-shock protein yields MSNTVTGTVKWFDEAKGFGFIEQQSGPDVFAHFSAISSSGFRTLTEGQAVEFTVTQGKKGPQAENIVVV; encoded by the coding sequence ATGTCTAATACAGTAACTGGCACCGTTAAATGGTTCGACGAAGCAAAAGGTTTTGGTTTTATTGAGCAGCAGTCCGGTCCGGACGTTTTCGCTCACTTCAGCGCCATCTCCAGCAGCGGCTTCCGCACCCTGACTGAAGGCCAAGCTGTTGAGTTCACCGTAACTCAAGGCAAAAAAGGCCCGCAGGCTGAAAACATCGTAGTGGTATAA
- a CDS encoding spermidine synthase has translation MSLLFEEIDSQPSPLGEISLRRRRIPALGDRDIYEVKLGDEFLMSSMFVAAEEALATLGLAQCKGDKLQVVVGGLGLGYTAVAALQDPRVAELLVVDALETVIGWHKAELVPLGKTLNADSRNRYVHGSFFDLATAPATGFDPDHPGKKLDAILLDIDHSPTEYLNAANASFYTTENLALMAQQLKPGGVFAMWSQNLPDPQFEALLKTVFDTVESHVVSFYNPFMSGDSTNSVYVCRKGTGG, from the coding sequence ATGTCCCTGTTATTTGAAGAGATCGATAGCCAGCCTTCCCCCCTGGGGGAGATTTCCCTGCGCAGAAGGCGCATACCCGCGCTGGGGGATCGGGATATCTACGAGGTAAAGCTGGGCGATGAGTTTTTGATGTCGAGCATGTTCGTGGCCGCAGAGGAAGCGCTGGCCACCCTCGGTTTGGCGCAGTGCAAGGGTGACAAGCTGCAGGTGGTGGTGGGCGGCCTGGGGCTGGGTTATACCGCCGTGGCCGCGCTGCAGGATCCGCGCGTGGCGGAATTGCTGGTGGTGGACGCGCTGGAAACGGTGATTGGCTGGCACAAGGCAGAGCTGGTGCCACTGGGCAAGACGCTGAACGCCGACTCCAGAAACCGCTATGTGCACGGCAGTTTTTTTGACCTGGCAACGGCACCCGCTACTGGCTTTGACCCGGACCACCCCGGCAAGAAGCTGGATGCCATTTTGCTGGATATCGATCACTCCCCCACGGAATACCTGAATGCCGCCAACGCCAGTTTCTATACCACCGAAAACCTGGCGCTGATGGCGCAACAGTTAAAGCCCGGTGGCGTGTTTGCCATGTGGTCGCAGAACCTGCCAGACCCGCAGTTTGAGGCGCTGCTGAAGACGGTGTTTGACACGGTGGAATCCCACGTGGTGTCGTTCTACAACCCGTTTATGAGTGGCGACTCCACCAATTCCGTGTATGTCTGCCGCAAGGGAACAGGCGGCTGA
- a CDS encoding DUF4382 domain-containing protein: MNEHNSTSRLWRILSTLLLALALTACGSGNSSDDTAQTPEADIPPPSGAVCETTDDDPTSSECGQVLVSMTDAEGDFVRYAVDVRSLSLERRDGTMVEVLPRTTTVDFSQYVELSELVTAATVPVGNYVASTITLDFSAADIQVEVDGSAAPAQVVDASGAPVTEVTLDLQFDTLKPLSITPGVPASLTVDFNLAASHLVDTSVSPARAELHPVLTAALDPVEQKEFRIRGPLIHVDESDNSYRLALRPFYRQEGRFGGINIATTTETSWDINGESYTGATGLSALAEQSNGTATLAFGAYNAETQVFTAEIVYAGSSLPGGTLDAVHGHVVARSGDEVTLKGARLIRADGSVVFNDTLTLQLGESTRVRKSRYPMALLGTDSLSVGQRISALGTWDGERLDASEGAVRLRLTSVSATLNHSADAELEVTALAFGARGVDLFDFTGTGIDPDNDADPAHYQINLDGMNPGSLASGAPLRIRGFATPFGSAPADFDAVSVADYSNAAAQLLVSWAGEGSNSALTQLDANGLQLNLDPELLGTAHHLRRGGIRTDLLAMTEQPQIAPAFDRGVFALVQDGEVTMHGNFANFATDLGTRLDNGAQVKLLHGAGGYRDGQFNFMTMSVILRNL; the protein is encoded by the coding sequence ATGAACGAACATAATTCCACCTCGCGCCTTTGGCGCATTCTCTCCACGTTGCTGCTGGCGCTGGCGCTGACCGCCTGTGGTAGCGGCAACAGCAGTGACGACACCGCGCAAACCCCCGAGGCCGACATCCCCCCACCCAGTGGCGCGGTGTGCGAAACCACTGACGACGACCCCACCTCCAGTGAATGCGGCCAGGTACTGGTGAGCATGACCGATGCCGAGGGCGACTTTGTGCGCTACGCCGTGGATGTGCGCTCACTGAGCCTGGAGCGCCGCGATGGCACGATGGTGGAGGTGTTACCCCGCACCACCACTGTGGACTTCAGTCAGTATGTCGAGCTTTCGGAGCTGGTCACCGCAGCCACTGTGCCAGTGGGCAACTACGTCGCGAGCACCATCACCCTGGATTTCAGCGCCGCTGATATTCAGGTGGAAGTGGATGGCAGCGCCGCCCCGGCACAGGTTGTGGACGCCAGCGGTGCGCCGGTCACGGAAGTCACCCTGGACCTGCAATTCGATACCCTGAAGCCCCTGAGCATCACCCCGGGAGTGCCGGCCTCGCTGACGGTAGATTTCAATCTGGCGGCGTCTCACCTGGTAGACACCAGCGTCTCACCGGCGCGGGCGGAGCTGCACCCGGTACTTACGGCGGCCCTGGATCCCGTCGAACAGAAGGAATTCCGTATCCGCGGCCCACTGATCCATGTGGATGAGTCCGACAATAGCTACCGGCTGGCGCTGCGCCCCTTTTACCGTCAGGAAGGACGCTTCGGGGGCATCAATATCGCCACCACCACGGAAACCAGCTGGGACATCAACGGGGAAAGTTACACCGGCGCCACCGGCCTGAGTGCGCTGGCGGAGCAGTCCAATGGCACTGCAACCCTCGCGTTTGGCGCTTACAACGCGGAAACGCAGGTATTTACCGCCGAGATCGTTTATGCCGGCAGCAGCCTGCCAGGAGGCACCCTGGATGCCGTTCACGGCCATGTAGTGGCGCGTAGCGGCGATGAAGTCACCCTCAAGGGGGCTCGCCTGATTCGGGCCGATGGCAGTGTGGTGTTCAATGACACACTGACATTACAGCTGGGCGAGAGCACCCGCGTGCGCAAGTCCCGCTACCCGATGGCGTTGCTGGGGACCGACAGCCTCTCCGTTGGCCAGCGCATCAGTGCCTTGGGCACCTGGGATGGTGAGCGCCTGGATGCCAGCGAGGGCGCCGTACGCCTGCGCCTGACCAGCGTCAGTGCCACCCTCAACCATTCGGCCGATGCCGAACTGGAAGTGACCGCCCTGGCCTTCGGCGCCCGCGGTGTGGACCTGTTCGACTTCACCGGCACCGGTATCGACCCGGACAACGACGCCGACCCCGCCCATTACCAGATAAACCTCGATGGAATGAATCCCGGCAGCCTGGCGTCTGGTGCCCCACTGCGTATCCGCGGTTTTGCCACCCCCTTCGGCAGTGCACCGGCGGACTTCGATGCCGTGTCTGTGGCGGACTACAGCAATGCCGCGGCTCAGCTGTTGGTAAGCTGGGCCGGAGAGGGTAGCAACAGTGCCCTGACGCAACTGGATGCCAACGGCCTGCAGCTCAATCTGGACCCCGAACTGCTCGGCACGGCGCACCACCTGCGTCGAGGTGGCATTCGCACCGACCTGCTGGCGATGACCGAACAGCCCCAAATCGCCCCCGCCTTTGACCGCGGTGTCTTTGCCCTGGTGCAGGACGGCGAGGTCACTATGCATGGCAACTTCGCCAATTTCGCCACCGATCTCGGCACAAGGCTCGACAATGGCGCCCAAGTTAAGCTGCTGCACGGTGCCGGTGGCTACCGGGACGGGCAGTTTAATTTCATGACAATGTCAGTGATCTTGCGTAATTTATAG
- a CDS encoding ABC-F family ATPase, which translates to MITTANITMQFGAQPLFENISAKFGNGNRYGLIGANGCGKSTFMKILSGALAPSAGNVSIEPGCTVGVLSQDQFAFEEYSVVDTVIMGDSRLWAIKQERDRIYSLPEMSEAEGMRVADLEVQFAELDGYSAESRAGEILLEAGIEESLHFGSMKQVAPGWKVRVLLAQALFADPDILLLDEPTNNLDIHTIHWLAEVLNQRRSTMIIISHDRHFLNQVCTHMADIDYGELRIFPGNYEDFVAASTLIQDQLHAENAKKSAELEELQSFVNRFSANASKAKQASSRAKKMEKIKLEEVKPSSRVKPYITFQQCKKLHRQALILEDLAHGYDGETLFAGGEMILEAGARLAVIGENGVGKTTLLRCLVDQLQANSGVVKWSENAAIGYCPQDSSADFDNDLTIFEWMSQWRTPKHDDLAVRGMLGRLLFTADDANKKARVCSGGEKNRLLFGKLMMMDTNVLIMDEPTNHLDMESIEALNKALSQYEGTLIFVSHDRQFVSSLATRVLEIKDHQLVDFQGTYDEYLTDRARAEARAA; encoded by the coding sequence TTGATCACCACCGCCAATATCACCATGCAGTTTGGTGCCCAGCCGCTGTTTGAAAACATCTCTGCCAAGTTCGGCAACGGCAACCGCTATGGCCTGATCGGTGCCAATGGCTGTGGCAAGTCCACCTTCATGAAGATCCTGAGTGGTGCGCTGGCGCCGTCTGCGGGCAATGTGTCCATCGAGCCCGGCTGTACCGTCGGTGTGCTTAGCCAGGACCAGTTCGCGTTTGAAGAGTACTCGGTGGTCGACACGGTCATCATGGGCGACAGCCGCCTGTGGGCGATCAAGCAGGAGCGCGACCGTATCTATTCGCTGCCGGAAATGAGCGAAGCAGAAGGCATGCGCGTGGCAGACCTGGAGGTCCAGTTCGCCGAGCTGGACGGCTACAGCGCCGAGAGCCGCGCCGGTGAGATCCTGCTGGAGGCGGGCATTGAGGAGTCCCTGCACTTCGGCTCCATGAAGCAGGTGGCACCGGGCTGGAAGGTGCGCGTGCTGCTGGCACAGGCCCTGTTTGCCGACCCGGATATCCTGCTGCTGGACGAGCCCACCAACAACCTGGATATCCACACCATCCACTGGTTGGCGGAGGTGCTGAACCAGCGCCGCTCCACCATGATCATCATTTCCCACGATCGCCACTTCCTGAATCAGGTCTGCACCCATATGGCGGATATCGATTACGGCGAGCTGCGTATCTTCCCCGGGAACTACGAGGATTTTGTTGCGGCCTCCACCCTGATTCAGGACCAGCTGCACGCGGAAAACGCGAAGAAGAGCGCCGAGCTGGAAGAACTGCAGTCGTTTGTAAACCGCTTCTCGGCCAATGCCTCCAAGGCCAAACAGGCCAGCTCCCGCGCCAAGAAGATGGAAAAAATCAAGCTGGAGGAAGTAAAACCCTCCAGCCGCGTCAAACCCTACATCACGTTCCAGCAGTGCAAAAAACTGCACCGCCAGGCACTGATTCTGGAAGATCTGGCCCACGGCTACGACGGTGAGACCCTGTTTGCCGGTGGCGAGATGATTCTGGAGGCCGGTGCCCGCCTCGCCGTGATCGGCGAAAACGGTGTGGGCAAGACCACCTTGCTGCGCTGCCTGGTGGATCAGCTGCAGGCCAATAGCGGCGTGGTGAAGTGGTCCGAGAACGCGGCCATCGGCTACTGCCCGCAGGACAGCAGCGCGGATTTTGACAACGACCTGACCATCTTCGAGTGGATGTCCCAGTGGCGCACCCCGAAGCACGACGATCTGGCGGTGCGGGGTATGCTCGGGCGCCTGCTGTTTACCGCAGACGACGCCAACAAGAAGGCCCGGGTGTGCTCCGGTGGGGAGAAGAACCGCCTGCTGTTCGGCAAGCTGATGATGATGGACACCAACGTGCTCATCATGGACGAGCCCACCAACCACCTGGATATGGAATCCATCGAGGCGCTCAACAAGGCCCTGAGCCAGTATGAGGGCACCCTGATTTTCGTCAGCCACGACCGCCAGTTCGTCTCCTCCCTGGCCACCCGGGTGCTGGAGATCAAAGACCACCAGCTGGTGGATTTCCAGGGCACCTACGACGAATACCTGACAGATCGGGCACGGGCGGAAGCACGCGCGGCCTGA
- a CDS encoding acetolactate synthase large subunit produces MKASDLFVRALEAEGVEFVFGIPGEENLDLLESLRGSKIKLIIGRHEQAAGFMAATYGRLTGNAGVCLSTLGPGATNLVTAAAYAQLGAMPMVMVTGQKPIKSSKQGQFQIIDIVDMMQPLTKFTKVIVSGDNVPAHVREAFRHAEEERPGATHLELPEDIAQEHSTMPVLEPSYTRRPIAEEKAVRQAAQAISAARKPLLLIGAGANRKLTAKMLRELVEKLGIPVVTTQMGKGVIDEASSHFIGNTALSDGDFVHRAIDQADLIINVGHDVVEKPPFFMRPGGPAVVHINFSSAEVDPVYFPQIEVVGDIANSLWQLKEQLEPQDHWSFADAHRIRNALQKHIQEGAQDDSFPVKPQRLVKEVREAVPADGIIALDNGMYKIWFARNYQAHAPNTVLLDNALATMGAGLPSAMAAKLVYPERSVLAICGDGGFMMNSQELETAVRLKLDLVILVLRDDGYGMIKWKQAQMDFHDFGLDFGNPDFVAYAQSYGASGHRIEATEELQPTIERCRQEGGVHLIDVPVDYQDNDRILNREIRELSRKV; encoded by the coding sequence GTGAAAGCATCCGACTTGTTTGTTCGTGCGCTGGAAGCAGAAGGTGTGGAATTTGTATTCGGCATTCCCGGGGAAGAAAATCTCGATCTGCTGGAATCCCTGCGCGGCTCAAAAATCAAGTTGATCATCGGGCGTCACGAACAGGCAGCGGGCTTTATGGCGGCCACCTACGGCCGACTTACCGGCAACGCCGGCGTCTGTCTCTCCACCCTCGGCCCCGGTGCCACCAACCTGGTTACCGCAGCGGCCTACGCCCAGCTCGGCGCCATGCCCATGGTGATGGTAACCGGGCAGAAGCCGATCAAAAGCTCAAAACAAGGGCAGTTCCAGATTATCGACATCGTCGACATGATGCAGCCACTCACCAAGTTCACCAAGGTGATCGTCAGTGGCGACAATGTACCGGCGCACGTGCGCGAAGCCTTCCGGCACGCGGAGGAAGAGCGCCCCGGCGCCACCCATCTGGAATTGCCGGAAGACATTGCCCAGGAACACTCCACCATGCCGGTGCTGGAGCCCAGCTATACCCGCCGCCCCATCGCCGAAGAAAAAGCTGTGCGCCAGGCGGCCCAGGCAATCTCCGCCGCACGCAAACCACTGTTGCTGATCGGTGCCGGTGCCAATCGCAAGCTCACCGCCAAAATGCTGCGCGAGCTGGTGGAAAAGCTCGGCATTCCCGTGGTGACCACACAGATGGGCAAGGGTGTCATCGACGAGGCCAGCAGCCACTTTATTGGCAACACCGCGCTCTCCGATGGCGACTTCGTGCATCGCGCCATCGACCAGGCGGATCTCATCATCAACGTGGGCCACGACGTGGTAGAGAAACCGCCATTCTTCATGCGCCCCGGCGGTCCTGCCGTGGTGCATATCAATTTCAGTTCCGCAGAGGTAGACCCGGTGTACTTCCCGCAGATTGAAGTGGTCGGGGATATTGCCAACAGCCTGTGGCAGTTAAAGGAGCAGCTGGAGCCGCAGGACCACTGGAGTTTTGCCGACGCCCATCGCATTCGCAATGCGCTGCAAAAACACATACAGGAAGGTGCGCAGGACGACAGCTTCCCGGTCAAGCCGCAGCGGCTGGTGAAGGAGGTGCGCGAGGCGGTGCCCGCGGATGGCATCATCGCGCTGGACAATGGCATGTACAAAATCTGGTTTGCGCGCAATTACCAGGCGCATGCCCCCAACACCGTGCTGCTCGACAATGCCCTCGCCACCATGGGTGCCGGGCTGCCATCGGCCATGGCCGCCAAACTGGTCTACCCGGAGCGGAGCGTGCTCGCCATCTGTGGCGACGGCGGATTCATGATGAACTCACAAGAGCTTGAAACCGCGGTGCGCCTCAAGCTCGATCTGGTCATCCTGGTGCTGCGGGACGATGGCTACGGCATGATCAAATGGAAGCAGGCGCAGATGGACTTCCACGATTTCGGACTGGATTTCGGCAACCCGGATTTCGTCGCCTATGCACAATCCTATGGTGCCAGCGGCCACCGTATCGAGGCCACCGAAGAACTGCAGCCCACCATTGAGCGCTGTCGACAGGAGGGCGGCGTCCACCTGATCGACGTGCCGGTGGACTACCAGGACAACGACCGGATTCTCAATCGCGAGATTCGCGAGCTGTCGCGCAAGGTTTAA
- a CDS encoding DEAD/DEAH box helicase, with translation MTFDTLGLSDPILQALEDKGYTTPTEIQRKAVPAIRAGRDVIATAQTGTGKTAAFVLPMLDALAGPRTRRAKRLRALILVPTRELALQVQDNIEQYGKHLSVASMAMVGGVDLAPQKQQLIDGVDIVVATPGRLLDLAHQRALYFDELEILVLDEADRMLDMGFIDDLDKIIARLPQQRQSLLFSATLSKQVKSLAESVVDNPLEVAIDSHQKTAPKISQWLIAVDKHNKSALLSHLVQERHWTQALIFIRTQHGAAKLVSQLEKRGIRAESIHGGKSQASRSKILADFKSGAIPILVATGVAARGIDIDELARVVNYDMPDDADEYIHRIGRTGRAGSSGEAVSLVSKDDFKRLCAVERRLGKIIERVTVDAFPVVKDLPASNLNFRPKSGKTSRPVKQDRPAAKPDKTSKPAQTTPWGSIKK, from the coding sequence ATGACATTCGACACCTTGGGATTGAGCGACCCGATCCTGCAGGCCCTTGAAGACAAAGGCTATACCACCCCCACCGAGATTCAGCGCAAAGCGGTGCCCGCCATTCGCGCCGGCCGGGATGTGATTGCGACGGCGCAGACCGGTACCGGCAAGACCGCCGCGTTTGTGTTGCCCATGCTGGACGCCCTCGCCGGCCCGCGCACACGCCGGGCAAAGCGCCTGCGTGCGCTGATTCTGGTGCCCACCCGCGAACTGGCCCTGCAGGTGCAGGACAATATCGAGCAATACGGCAAGCATCTGTCGGTGGCGTCCATGGCAATGGTGGGCGGTGTGGACCTGGCGCCGCAAAAGCAGCAGCTGATCGATGGTGTGGATATTGTGGTGGCTACCCCCGGCCGCCTGCTGGACCTGGCACACCAGCGCGCGCTGTATTTCGATGAGCTGGAAATCCTGGTGCTGGATGAAGCCGACCGGATGCTGGACATGGGGTTTATCGACGACCTCGACAAGATCATTGCGCGCCTGCCGCAACAGCGTCAGAGCCTGCTGTTCTCGGCAACCCTGTCGAAACAGGTGAAGTCACTGGCGGAGTCTGTGGTCGACAACCCGCTGGAAGTCGCCATCGACAGCCACCAGAAAACCGCGCCCAAGATTTCCCAATGGCTGATTGCGGTGGACAAGCACAACAAGTCGGCCCTGCTCAGCCATCTGGTGCAGGAGCGCCACTGGACCCAGGCGCTGATCTTTATCCGCACCCAGCACGGCGCGGCGAAGCTGGTGAGCCAGCTGGAAAAACGCGGTATCCGGGCGGAGTCCATTCACGGCGGCAAGAGCCAGGCATCGCGCTCCAAGATACTGGCGGATTTCAAATCCGGTGCCATCCCGATTCTGGTCGCGACTGGTGTGGCCGCGCGCGGTATTGATATCGACGAGCTGGCGCGGGTGGTGAATTACGATATGCCTGACGATGCCGATGAGTATATCCATCGCATCGGCCGCACCGGCCGCGCCGGCTCCTCCGGTGAGGCGGTATCGCTGGTTTCCAAGGACGATTTCAAGCGCTTGTGTGCGGTAGAGCGGCGGCTGGGCAAAATCATCGAGCGAGTGACTGTAGATGCGTTCCCGGTGGTGAAAGACCTACCCGCATCGAATTTAAACTTCCGCCCGAAAAGTGGTAAAACGTCCAGGCCTGTAAAACAAGACCGTCCAGCGGCGAAGCCAGACAAGACGTCCAAGCCCGCCCAAACGACTCCCTGGGGAAGCATAAAGAAATGA
- a CDS encoding RDD family protein: protein MRTAGPPPPDIPLEYTGFWPRVGASIIDTLIIIVITLPLLLLIYGWAYIESDALFFGTADVLINWVFPCIAIIAFWVYKQATPGKMVLEAKIVDATTGDKPSLKQYIIRYLGYFISTIPLGLGLLWVAWDERKQGWHDKMARTVVVNPEKKVSANDQVASS, encoded by the coding sequence ATGCGCACCGCCGGTCCTCCCCCTCCAGACATTCCACTCGAATACACCGGCTTCTGGCCGCGCGTGGGAGCCTCGATCATTGATACCCTGATCATCATCGTCATCACCCTGCCGCTTCTGCTGTTGATTTACGGCTGGGCCTACATAGAGAGCGACGCGCTCTTCTTTGGCACCGCCGATGTGCTGATCAACTGGGTGTTCCCGTGTATCGCGATCATTGCTTTCTGGGTGTACAAGCAGGCCACCCCCGGCAAAATGGTCCTCGAAGCCAAAATCGTCGACGCCACCACCGGCGACAAGCCCAGCCTGAAGCAATACATCATCCGTTATCTCGGCTATTTCATCTCCACCATTCCTCTGGGACTCGGGCTGCTGTGGGTAGCCTGGGACGAGCGCAAGCAGGGCTGGCACGACAAGATGGCGAGAACAGTGGTGGTCAACCCGGAGAAAAAAGTTTCGGCAAATGATCAGGTCGCATCGAGCTAA
- a CDS encoding SIMPL domain-containing protein, with protein sequence MKALLFAISLFLPLVASANPVPDFPFVIVTETLEKEVKPDFATVRFSILAYDESANEAMQQLTQSAAQMLEALGKYGVLATQLESTQIDKNTKRARKDGAYNLEILGYEVQQGFNLKITDLEHYPGIMNTLVRLDGVQDIDALFETDNEEEHQAQMIRELSAKARAKADALAQAQSRKVKSVYGITTESNFGEAYAIFSLQYNPEVYGLAKTSAAYGMNLIMAVPEFIKVGQRVTAIYELK encoded by the coding sequence ATGAAAGCATTGCTCTTCGCTATATCCCTTTTCCTTCCTCTCGTCGCGTCCGCGAATCCTGTACCGGACTTTCCGTTTGTGATCGTCACAGAAACATTGGAGAAGGAGGTAAAGCCTGATTTTGCGACGGTGCGCTTCAGTATCCTGGCCTATGACGAATCCGCCAATGAGGCCATGCAGCAGCTTACACAGAGCGCGGCACAAATGCTTGAGGCACTGGGCAAGTACGGTGTGCTCGCCACGCAACTGGAATCCACGCAGATCGACAAGAACACCAAGCGGGCGAGAAAGGACGGGGCCTACAACCTGGAGATCCTGGGTTATGAAGTTCAGCAGGGGTTCAACCTGAAGATAACCGACCTCGAACACTATCCGGGCATTATGAATACGCTGGTCAGGCTGGATGGTGTTCAGGACATCGATGCGCTCTTTGAGACCGATAATGAGGAGGAGCACCAGGCCCAGATGATCAGGGAACTGAGCGCAAAAGCACGCGCAAAGGCCGATGCTCTCGCTCAGGCCCAGTCCAGAAAGGTAAAAAGTGTCTACGGTATTACCACGGAGAGTAACTTTGGTGAGGCCTACGCCATCTTTTCCCTGCAGTACAACCCAGAAGTATACGGCCTCGCAAAAACCTCCGCTGCGTACGGTATGAACCTGATTATGGCGGTGCCTGAATTCATCAAGGTGGGCCAACGGGTGACGGCAATCTATGAGCTCAAGTAA
- a CDS encoding PH domain-containing protein, with the protein MIDFENKSLFKLKQNPSFAEKVAPLLLDGEEILDSFKSMRDGVVFTSKRIIAVNVQGITGSKKDFTSLPYKNIVAYSVETSGTFDIDSELELYFSALGKVRFEFSGKARLMDIAHYIGRYAL; encoded by the coding sequence ATGATCGACTTCGAAAATAAGAGCCTGTTCAAACTCAAGCAGAATCCGAGCTTTGCCGAAAAGGTCGCGCCACTGCTGCTCGACGGTGAAGAGATACTGGATTCCTTCAAATCCATGCGCGACGGTGTGGTATTTACCAGCAAGCGCATTATCGCGGTCAACGTGCAGGGCATCACCGGCAGCAAGAAGGATTTCACTTCCCTGCCCTACAAGAACATCGTCGCCTATTCGGTGGAGACCTCGGGCACGTTCGATATCGACAGTGAGCTGGAGCTGTATTTTTCCGCACTGGGCAAGGTGCGTTTTGAATTCAGCGGCAAGGCGCGGCTGATGGATATTGCCCATTATATTGGCCGCTACGCCCTCTGA